ATGGCGATATCATTATAAGGCGAGGTGACTGGGGGAATTCCGCCTTTTTCGTGCTTTCAGGAACGGTTCGTGTCGATCTGGAACGGAAACAGACTTCGTTACCCGATGAAATACTGGGACGTCGCGTCAGCAAGGTAAAAACGTTTTTTGAATCGATCGCTCAACTTTGGAAAAATAACAAACATCCTGAAGTTCGCGAAATTGCTTCAACCGGTAACAAACCGACGTTCAACACACGTATCTCGCATGGAAAGACTCGAATTTATCTTCAAGAAGTTTCAGCGGTACTCGACAAATATCGGACTGCAAAACTTGAAGCAGGCCACTGGTTTGGAGAACTGGCTGCCTTGGGACGAACCAGCCGTGTCACCACAGTTTTCTCGGAAGGTGTGTCGCAACTTCTCGAAATCCGCTGGCAGGGAATTCGCGATATCCTGCGGTATGATCGAAACAGAAGCCTGAAGCAGTATATTGAAGACGTCTTTCGAGAGCGCGCGCTGGCTGCTTTTTTGCGAACCGACCCTCTGTTTCACGACTGTGAACCAGAGTTGCTGCAACGGATCGTGGATCAAGTCGAATTTCATACTTACGGCAACTACGACTCTCACAAGCCGTTTAAGGAATTAATAAAAGACGGCGATAACAATACTGATGCGGGAGAACCGGTCATCATTGAAGAAGGGGATTACCCGAACGGCATCGTGATGATTCGCAGTGGCCTGGCAAGAATCAGTAAACGCCATTACAACGGACGACGCACAGTCGGCTATTTGTCACCCGGCCAGATCTTTGGATTAGACGAAATTCAAGCAGAACTTGAGTCTCTCACTCCGGTAGCCTGTCGTACTCAACTCAGTGCCATCGGCCATTTAAATGCAGTACTCGTTCCCACTCCACTGGTTGAAGAGATTCTCCAAGCCAAACAATCTCCCGAAATCATACCATCAAATAAAAAGACAAACACCTGCCGCCCTACAGGCAGTCATACGGTCAAATTACATGATGACCTCCTCCTTAGTCAGCTCGTTGATCACCATTACGTACAAGGGACTTCCTTGATGGTGATCAATCTTGATCGTTGTACACGCTGTGATGATTGCGTACGAGCGTGTGCCACAGCGCATGACAATAACCCTCGTTTTGTTCGGCATGGGCCGATCCTCAATCAATACATGATTCCCAACGCCTGTCTGCACTGTGTTGATCCGATCTGTATGATTGAATGTCCTACCGCCGCGATTCAACGTGATCTCGATCATGGTGATATTGTCATCAATGAGCAAACCTGTATCGGCTGTGCTCAGTGTGCAAGTAATTGTCCTTTTGACGCCATTCGTATGGTCGATATTCGAGATTCAAAAGGCGAGATCATTGTCGATTCCAAATCTCACGTCCCACTCACACAGGCTACAAAGTGTGATCTTTGTATTGACCAGAAAAGTGGCCCTGCGTGTGAGCGTGCTTGTCCTCATGATGCTCTATTCCGTGTTGACATGCATGATGCATCCAAAGTGGAAGAGGTGTTTTCGCCATGAGGAATCTTCTCTTCCAGCAAAGATTCACTGTCGCTGCGTTTGCAATTCTTTCTTTACTCATGATTGCAGGCTATTATTTCTTTTCCATCACACTCTCAAAAACATCATTTGCCAGCGGAACAATTTTGTTGATCTGTATCTTTATTCTGGCAAGTTATCAGCTGCGTAAAACATTCTCGTTTCTATCAATGGGAAGTACCTCTGCCTGGCTTCAGTTTCATATCTTCATCGGACTCTTCTCCTGTTTACTGTTTGCCCTCCATGTAAAATTTC
The Gimesia aquarii DNA segment above includes these coding regions:
- a CDS encoding cyclic nucleotide-binding domain-containing protein — encoded protein: MSDPSISRPRRWDKPFSLEVGSEDEMTDDIVDSLLQSPPFSQIDPEGFKKSLPLREIMKNDSRIIGFDDGDIIIRRGDWGNSAFFVLSGTVRVDLERKQTSLPDEILGRRVSKVKTFFESIAQLWKNNKHPEVREIASTGNKPTFNTRISHGKTRIYLQEVSAVLDKYRTAKLEAGHWFGELAALGRTSRVTTVFSEGVSQLLEIRWQGIRDILRYDRNRSLKQYIEDVFRERALAAFLRTDPLFHDCEPELLQRIVDQVEFHTYGNYDSHKPFKELIKDGDNNTDAGEPVIIEEGDYPNGIVMIRSGLARISKRHYNGRRTVGYLSPGQIFGLDEIQAELESLTPVACRTQLSAIGHLNAVLVPTPLVEEILQAKQSPEIIPSNKKTNTCRPTGSHTVKLHDDLLLSQLVDHHYVQGTSLMVINLDRCTRCDDCVRACATAHDNNPRFVRHGPILNQYMIPNACLHCVDPICMIECPTAAIQRDLDHGDIVINEQTCIGCAQCASNCPFDAIRMVDIRDSKGEIIVDSKSHVPLTQATKCDLCIDQKSGPACERACPHDALFRVDMHDASKVEEVFSP